The following are encoded in a window of Rosa chinensis cultivar Old Blush chromosome 4, RchiOBHm-V2, whole genome shotgun sequence genomic DNA:
- the LOC121052701 gene encoding protein SUPPRESSOR OF npr1-1, CONSTITUTIVE 1-like, giving the protein MDSLRRLSLNGSDIRELDESIENLIGLEELGLTNCKNLTTLPCSIYGLHNLKSLQVSGCSKLATFPKIPVKMDSLRRLSLKGSEIRELDESIENLIGLEELDLTDCKNLTTLSCNIYGLHNLKSLQASGCSKLATFPKIPVKMDSLRRLSLKGSDIRELDESIENLIGLEELDLTDCKNLTTLPCNIYGLHNLKSLQVSGCSKLATFSKIPVKMHSFRRFYLKGSDIRELDESIENLIGLEELDLTDCKNLTTLSCNIYGLHNLKSLQVSGCSKLATFPKIPVKMDSLRLLSLKGSDIRELDESIENLIGLEELYLTDCKNLSTLPCSIYGLHNLKSLEASGCSKLATFPKILIKMDSLRLLSLKGSDIKELDESIENLIGLEYLDLTYCKNLVALPCSIYGLQNLWFLDLGECSKLVKFPTNTKILNVDGCSLSLPKLGVFSIAGCSLLSDCDFLTTLDCWETLQWLNLSRNNFVSLPACLTKFVRLRDLNLYGCKRLRGIPELPPNVKPYTRGCESLEERSSTLTDPGAVIEAASPSIEEPTPSTEEPSPIPMIPDLQTHHVGWHDWRSYILSANDDYQEQQEHVSITELVRNFNTTRNQLSC; this is encoded by the coding sequence ATGGATTCCTTGAGACGACTCTCTCTTAATGGCAGTGACATAAGAGAATTGGATGAGTCAATTGAAAATCTCATTGGGCTTGAAGAGTTGGGTCTTACTAATTGCAAAAATCTCACAACTCTACCATGTAGCATTTATGGGTTGCACAATCTAAAGAGTCTTCAAGTGAGTGGATGCTCAAAACTGGCTACATTTCCAAAAATTCCAGTAAAGATGGATTCCTTGAGACGACTCTCTCTTAAAGGCAGTGAGATAAGAGAATTGGATGAGTCAATTGAAAATCTCATTGGGCTTGAAGAGTTGGATCTTACTGATTGCAAAAATCTCACAACTTTGTCGTGCAACATTTATGGGTTGCACAATCTAAAGAGTCTTCAAGCGAGTGGATGCTCAAAACTGGCTACATTTCCAAAAATTCCAGTAAAGATGGATTCCTTGAGACGACTCTCTCTTAAAGGCAGTGACATAAGAGAATTGGATGAGTCAATTGAAAATCTCATTGGGCTTGAAGAGTTGGATCTTACTGATTGCAAAAATCTCACAACTCTGCCGTGCAACATTTATGGGTTGCACAATCTAAAGAGTCTTCAAGTGAGTGGATGCTCAAAACTTGCTACATTTTCAAAAATTCCAGTAAAGATGCATTCCTTTAGACGATTCTATCTTAAAGGCAGTGACATAAGAGAATTGGATGAGTCAATTGAAAATCTCATTGGGCTTGAAGAGTTGGATCTTACTGATTGCAAAAATCTAACAACTCTGTCGTGCAACATTTATGGGTTGCACAATCTAAAGAGTCTTCAAGTGAGTGGATGCTCAAAACTTGCTACATTTCCAAAAATTCCAGTAAAGATGGATTCCTTGAGACTACTCTCTCTTAAAGGCAGTGACATAAGAGAATTGGATGAGTCAATTGAAAATCTCATTGGGCTTGAAGAGTTGTATCTTACTGATTGCAAAAATTTGTCAACTCTACCGTGCAGCATTTATGGGTTGCACAATCTAAAGAGTCTTGAAGCGAGTGGATGCTCAAAACTGGCTACATTTCCAAAAATTCTAATAAAGATGGATTCCTTGAGACTACTCTCTCTTAAAGGCAGTGACATAAAAGAATTGGATGAGTCAATTGAAAATCTCATTGGGCTTGAATATTTGGATCTTACTTATTGTAAAAATCTCGTAGCTCTACCGTGCAGCATTTATGGGTTGCAAAATTTATGGTTTCTTGATCTTGGTGAATGCTCAAAACTTGTCAAATTTCCAACAAATACCAAAATTTTGAATGTCGATGGTTGCTCACTATCACTTCCCAAGCTAGGGGTGTTCAGTATCGCAGGATGCAGTTTATTATCAGATTGTGATTTCCTGACGACTCTTGATTGCTGGGAAACATTACAGTGGCTTAATCTGTCAAGAAACAATTTTGTTAGTCTGCCTGCTTGCCTCACCAAATTTGTCAGGTTGCGGGATCTTAACTTGTACGGTTGCAAGAGACTCCGAGGAATTCCGGAGCTTCCACCAAACGTTAAACCATACACCAGGGGTTGTGAATCACTGGAGGAGAGATCCTCGACATTGACAGATCCTGGAGCTGTGATAGAGGCGGCGTCGCCGTCAATTGAAGAGCCAACTCCGTCTACGGAAGAACCATCCCCAATCCCCATGATCCCTGACCTGCAGACCCATCACGTTGGCTGGCATGACTGGCGTTCGTATATTTTGTCGGCGAATGACGATTATCAAGAGCAGCAGGAGCATGTTTCCATCACTGAATTAGTCCGCAACTTCAACACCACAAGGAACCAACTGAGTTGTTAA
- the LOC112197751 gene encoding disease resistance protein RPV1 gives MASLINEAAASSSSSSLPLSSTDHQNHYRHQVFLSFRGDTRFNFTDHLYKALCDRGIETFRDADKLRIGEEISAALLKAIEESRVSIVVFSQNYASSRWCLDELVKILDCRKSEGQEVRPVFYKVNPSDVRYQKGAFGDAFAKLERRYKDSMGKWKATLKEAADLSGWTYEEERYETEFINDIVEELSTQVVNPSCKLPVAEHPIGLESCRQDVNILLHAEENTVRMVGIWGPGGIGKTTIAKDVFNSIHDKFKRSCFLADVRSTALVQLQEKLLSRILNSTLKVSSVDEGVSFIQTKMRHEKVLLILDDVSDSSQLQKLVPSPDCFGPGSRILVTTRDKRWLITHEVEKVYEVKMLNDHHALELFCLHAFRENGPPSDYLELAQRAVCYAQGLPLALIVLGSHLFRRRIEEWKAAIDSCKGGPQADIQKVLKLSYDALKVDLKELFLDIACFFKGWPVARVKLILEACYNHKTMMIGIARLQEKALIRIDGHEIWMHDLIEEMGRDIVFQNSPDEPGERSRVWSGEDVNDVLTYNTGTKEVKGIQVSSLPWRSSTISLNAKSFSGMEKLRYISMSHNVNYEFFSGDIDYLSKQLRWLDWPKCPLQCFPSDFHANKLVYLDISYSCRITRLWKGHKVLISNNLFYFKTCLIKKISNI, from the exons ATGGCTTCTCTGATCAATGAAGCGGCAGccagttcttcatcttcttctctcccaCTTTCTTCTACTGATCACCAAAATCATTACAGACACCAGGTCTTCCTGAGTTTTCGAGGCGATACGCGCTTCAACTTTACAGATCATTTGTACAAAGCTTTGTGTGACAGGGGAATTGAGACCTTCAGAGATGCTGATAAGCTtagaattggagaagaaatatcAGCGGCACTTCTCAAAGCAATTGAGGAGTCCAGAGTTTCAATCGTCGTCTTCTCTCAAAACTATGCTTCCTCAAGGTGGTGTTTGGATGAACTCGTCAAGATACTTGATTGCAGAAAGTCTGAAGGACAAGAGGTCAGACCGGTTTTCTACAAAGTGAATCCCTCAGATGTACGATACCAAAAAGGCGCCTTCGGTGACGCATTTGCTAAGCTTGAACGCAGATACAAGGATAGCATGGGCAAATGGAAGGCAACTCTTAAGGAAGCAGCAGATCTGTCTGGATGGACATACGAGGAAGAACG GTACGAGACTGAATTTATCAATGACATTGTTGAGGAGTTGTCCACCCAAGTAGTAAACCCTTCATGTAAGTTGCCCGTTGCTGAGCATCCAATTGGATTAGAGTCTTGCAGACAAGATGTCAACATTCTTTTACACGCCGAGGAAAATACTGTTCGCATGGTAGGCATATGGGGGCCTGGTGGAATAGGAAAGACTACAATTGCAAAAGATGTGTTTAATTCAATTCACGATAAGTTTAAACGCAGTTGTTTCTTGGCAGATGTTAGATCAACTGCCCTAGTCCAACTGCAAGAGAAACTTTTGTCTCGTATTCTAAACTCAACTTTGAAGGTGAGCAGTGTTGATGAAGGAGTCAGTTTTATACAGACAAAGATGCGACATGAAAAAGTTCTCTTAATCCTTGATGACGTGAGTGATTCTAGCCAATTACAGAAATTAGTTCCATCCCCTGATTGTTTTGGGCCGGGCAGTAGAATTCTCGTAACAACAAGAGATAAACGTTGGCTGATTACTCATGAAGTTGAGAAGGTATACGAGGTCAAGATGTTAAATGATCATCATGCTTTGGAGTTGTTTTGCTTGCATGCATTCAGAGAAAATGGACCTCCAAGTGATTATTTGGAACTCGCACAACGTGCAGTATGCTATGCTCAGGGCCTTCCATTAGCTTTGATAGTTTTAGGCTCTCATCTATTTCGTAGAAGAATAGAGGAGTGGAAAGCTGCAATAGATAGTTGTAAAGGAGGTCCTCAGGCTGATATACAGAAAGTTCTCAAACTAAGTTATGATGCTCTAAAAGTAGATTTAAAAGAACTATTTCTTGATATCGCTTGCTTCTTTAAAGGTTGGCCTGTGGCCCGTGTGAAACTAATACTAGAAGCTTGCTACAACCACAAAACAATGATGATTGGTATTGCTCGGCTCCAAGAAAAAGCCTTGATAAGAATTGACGGACATGAGATTTGGATGCATGACTTGATAGAAGAAATGGGAAGAGACATAGTGTTCCAAAATTCACCTGATGAACCCGGGGAGCGCAGCAGAGTGTGGAGTGGAGAAGATGTCAACGATGTTTTAACATATAATACA GGAACAAAGGAAGTTAAAGGCATTCAAGTCTCGTCACTCCCGTGGCGATCTTCTACGATATCTCTGAATGCTAAAAGCTTCTCAGGGATGGAGAAGCTTAGATATATTTCCATGAGCCACAACGTGAATTATGAATTCTTTTCTGGAGACATTGATTATCTCTCCAAACAGTTGAGGTGGCTTGATTGGCCAAAATGTCCGTTGCAATGTTTTCCATCCGATTTTCATGCAAACAAACTTGTATATCTCGATATTTCTTACAGCTGCAGGATCACAAGACTATGGAAGGGACATAAGGTACTTATATCTAATAATTTGTTTTATTTCAAGACttgtttaattaaaaaaataagtaaTATATAA
- the LOC112197270 gene encoding uncharacterized protein LOC112197270 — protein sequence MSNEPRLDFQILDSTGSDYHSWKTDVENHLTSKGILPIIQAPNAGLVFQRTPIKHAQAIILMRRHMDKALRLEYMSIKDARDLWVALEERFDNIQDSLLPDLKVQWNNLRFSDFKSVAEYNSEALRLSAMLKFCEKPLTEEELIEKTLSTFPVAAIILSKQYRTEYNAGRLTKFNELINILSVDEKHDNILVKNYNSRPVGTKSVREANYNAPKKGRKERYPTNKGHVYPNKGHDGRMGPYNRPNKEGNRNFGAGTRGGKSTRGRGEYNNTMGRNNVGRGGRIIRRGSGSNNPPREYPQRAPQIKKVNHNDVCHRCGSIEHWFKQCQASTQLAARYKEYREMREQEAHLAEEDGEDYVFGRIGMPS from the exons atgtcgaatgaacctagactcgatttTCAAATCCTTGACTCAACTGGTTCGGATTACCATAGTTGGAAaaccgacgttgagaaccatctcacatcaaaagggatattgcccataatccaggcaccaaaCGCGGGCCTTGTGTTCCAACGAACACCCATAAAACATGCACAAgcaattatcttgatgcgacgccatatggacaaagcactcagattggagtacatGTCCATCAAAGATGCAAGGgacctatgggtagcgctagaagagcgctttgataatatccaagattccctcctccctgacttgaaggttcaatggaacaatttacgcttctccgacttcaagtctgttgctgaatacaattcagaagctcttcggctAAGTGCCATGCTGAAGTTCTGTGAAAAACCTCTCACAGaagaagagctaattgagaagactctctccaccttccccgtcgcagcaattatactatcaaagcaatatcgcactGAATATAATGCTGGACGACTTACGAAGTTCAATGAGCTTATCAATATTTTGTCGGTAGAtgagaagcacgacaatatccttgtaaagaattataattcaaggcccgtaGGAACCAAAAGCGTtcgtgaggcgaattataatgcacccaagaaagggcgcaaggagcggtaccctactAATAAGGGGCATGTATACCCTAACAAGGGACATGACGGACGCATGGGTCCATACAACCGCCCCAATAAAGAAGGAAACCGCAACTTTGGAGCGGGCACACGTGGTGGCAaatccacacgtgggagaggagaaTATAACAACACCATGGGCCGTAACAATGTGGGCCGTGGAGGTCGCATAATACGCCGTGGTAGTGGCAGCAACAACCCGcctagggaatatccacaacgtgcacctcaaataAAGAAAGTCAACCACAATGACGTGTGTCATaggtgtggatcaattgagcattggtttaagcaatgCCAAGCAAGTACACAACTAGCTGCACGCTACAAGGAGTACAGGGaaatgagggagcaagaagctcACCTTGctgaagaagatggtgaagat tatgtcttCGGGAGAATTGGAATGCcttcttga